Proteins from a genomic interval of Haemophilus parainfluenzae T3T1:
- the menB gene encoding 1,4-dihydroxy-2-naphthoyl-CoA synthase yields MQNPKDDVLYAPVEWVDHSEGYTDIRFHKSTDGIAKITINRPEVRNAFRPQTVKEMIHAFSNARFDEKIGVIVLTGEGEKAFCSGGDQKIRGDYGGYKDESGVHHLNVLDFQRDIRTCPKPVVAMVAGYAIGGGHVLHMLCDLTIAAENAIFGQTGPKVGSFDGGWGASYMARLVGQKKAREIWFLCRQYNAQEALDMGLVNTVVPYADLEKETVRWCREMLRNSPIALRCLKAALNADCDGQSGLQELAGNATMLFYMTEEGQEGRNAFNEKRAPDFSKFRRNP; encoded by the coding sequence ATGCAAAATCCAAAAGATGATGTTTTATATGCACCAGTTGAGTGGGTTGATCATAGCGAAGGTTATACTGATATTCGTTTCCACAAATCGACTGACGGTATTGCAAAAATCACCATTAATCGTCCAGAAGTGCGTAATGCATTTCGTCCGCAAACAGTTAAAGAAATGATCCATGCATTTTCTAACGCGCGTTTCGATGAAAAAATTGGCGTGATTGTGTTAACCGGTGAAGGCGAAAAAGCATTCTGTTCTGGTGGTGACCAAAAAATTCGTGGTGACTACGGCGGTTACAAAGATGAAAGCGGTGTGCATCATTTAAATGTATTGGATTTCCAACGTGATATTCGTACTTGTCCAAAACCAGTTGTAGCAATGGTGGCAGGTTACGCAATTGGTGGTGGTCACGTACTTCATATGTTATGTGATTTAACGATTGCAGCAGAGAATGCGATTTTTGGTCAAACGGGTCCTAAAGTAGGTTCATTTGACGGTGGCTGGGGTGCAAGTTATATGGCGCGTTTAGTTGGTCAGAAAAAAGCGCGCGAAATCTGGTTCTTATGTCGTCAATATAATGCGCAAGAAGCATTAGATATGGGCTTAGTGAATACTGTCGTGCCTTATGCTGATTTAGAAAAAGAAACTGTGCGTTGGTGTCGTGAAATGTTACGTAACAGCCCAATTGCATTACGTTGCTTGAAAGCCGCATTAAATGCAGACTGTGATGGTCAATCAGGTTTACAAGAACTCGCGGGTAATGCAACCATGTTGTTCTATATGACTGAAGAAGGGCAAGAAGGTCGTAACGCGTTCAACGAAAAACGCGCACCAGACTTTAGCAAATTCAGACGTAATCCTTAA